A part of Thermococcus sp. SY098 genomic DNA contains:
- a CDS encoding 1,4-alpha-glucan branching protein: MAKGYFTFVLHTHIPYVRKHGKWPFGEEWIFEAIAESYIPLLMEFERLKKKGVKFQLVIGITPILAEQLADEYMKAEFEKYMERKLNAMREDLKRFEDAELKKAVEYMLNYFEEVFRYWKSIKGDILGKLKQFQDEGYIEIITSAATHGYLPLLGRDEAIEGQLVNGILTYEKHFGRKPNGIWLPECAYRPEGFWQSPSNGEILWRKGLEKFLEKYNLKFFFVESHLIDEGPASFGYGKILPAKTPKSTLRPYFIKGTNIAVFARNRETGLQVWSADIGYPGDFWYREFHKKAEKSGGQYWRVTGKHIDLGDKEPYVPEKALKRTEEHAKHFVSLVRGLLENYEKETGDKGIIVAPYDTELFGHWWFEGVKWLGRVLELMSEEGIETTTISRFLESYKGERYEIELPEGSWGMYGTHYTWWNPEVEWMWEHIHRAEDRMVALVSKYLHEDEFGDRVLEQLGRELLLIESSDWPFLITTGQAKEYGKRRLLEHANVFHRLANALEEYFKSGEFREVEFLEGIEEKDNPFHPINIEVYVSEEPPTFSEYVKPPEIPEEKESSEEKTKVANEVVYSYTVVQRAYATEKIKRKRTPKELPKLKRRKSKKIQSELLKIKGIGPKTLEKLEKAGIRTLNDLKSADLEDLARKTKISVKRLKKFVSQIP, translated from the coding sequence ATGGCTAAAGGATATTTTACGTTTGTACTACACACCCACATCCCTTATGTGAGAAAGCACGGCAAATGGCCATTTGGTGAGGAGTGGATATTCGAGGCGATAGCAGAGAGCTATATCCCTCTTTTAATGGAGTTTGAACGCTTAAAAAAGAAAGGTGTTAAGTTTCAGCTGGTCATTGGGATAACACCGATTTTAGCAGAGCAGCTTGCGGATGAGTACATGAAAGCTGAGTTTGAGAAATATATGGAGAGAAAACTCAACGCTATGCGTGAGGATTTGAAGAGGTTTGAAGACGCTGAGTTGAAGAAAGCTGTTGAATACATGCTCAATTATTTTGAAGAGGTCTTCAGATACTGGAAGTCCATTAAGGGGGACATCCTTGGAAAATTAAAGCAGTTCCAAGATGAGGGATACATTGAAATCATAACTTCGGCAGCAACTCACGGCTATCTGCCCCTCTTGGGGAGAGATGAAGCAATTGAAGGACAGCTCGTGAATGGAATATTGACATATGAGAAGCACTTTGGAAGGAAACCCAATGGCATATGGCTCCCAGAATGTGCCTATCGTCCAGAAGGCTTTTGGCAGAGTCCAAGCAACGGGGAAATCCTGTGGAGAAAAGGTTTGGAGAAGTTCTTAGAGAAGTACAACCTTAAGTTCTTCTTTGTTGAAAGTCATCTCATTGATGAAGGGCCCGCAAGCTTTGGCTATGGAAAAATCCTCCCAGCCAAGACTCCGAAGTCAACGCTGAGACCATACTTCATAAAAGGCACAAACATAGCAGTCTTTGCAAGGAACAGAGAAACTGGACTGCAGGTTTGGAGTGCTGATATCGGGTATCCCGGTGACTTTTGGTACAGGGAGTTCCACAAGAAAGCTGAGAAGAGCGGAGGTCAGTACTGGCGTGTCACTGGAAAGCACATTGATTTAGGAGATAAAGAGCCATATGTTCCGGAAAAGGCTTTAAAAAGAACTGAAGAACATGCAAAGCACTTCGTCAGTTTGGTGAGAGGATTGCTCGAAAATTATGAGAAAGAGACGGGAGACAAGGGCATAATAGTTGCTCCTTATGACACTGAGCTCTTTGGTCACTGGTGGTTTGAAGGTGTCAAGTGGCTGGGTCGTGTTTTAGAGTTAATGAGCGAGGAGGGAATAGAGACAACTACGATTTCAAGGTTCCTTGAGAGTTATAAAGGAGAGAGGTATGAGATAGAACTCCCGGAAGGTTCATGGGGGATGTATGGGACTCATTACACATGGTGGAATCCTGAAGTTGAGTGGATGTGGGAGCACATACACAGAGCTGAGGACAGAATGGTTGCTTTGGTGAGCAAATACCTCCATGAAGATGAGTTTGGAGATAGGGTTTTGGAACAGCTTGGAAGGGAGCTTTTGCTGATTGAGAGCAGCGACTGGCCATTCCTCATAACAACTGGTCAAGCTAAGGAGTATGGAAAGAGACGCCTTTTGGAGCATGCAAATGTCTTCCACCGCTTGGCAAATGCTTTAGAAGAGTACTTCAAGAGTGGTGAATTCAGAGAGGTTGAATTCTTAGAGGGGATTGAGGAGAAAGACAATCCCTTCCACCCCATAAATATAGAAGTTTACGTGAGTGAAGAACCGCCTACCTTCTCTGAATATGTGAAACCACCTGAGATTCCAGAAGAAAAAGAAAGCTCTGAAGAAAAAACCAAAGTTGCCAATGAGGTTGTTTATTCATACACAGTAGTACAGAGAGCTTATGCGACGGAAAAAATAAAAAGGAAAAGAACCCCCAAAGAACTTCCTAAACTAAAGAGAAGAAAAAGTAAGAAGATCCAAAGCGAACTTTTAAAAATAAAAGGAATAGGTCCAAAGACCCTCGAGAAACTTGAAAAAGCTGGTATAAGAACGCTCAACGATCTAAAGAGTGCTGATTTAGAAGATCTTGCAAGGAAGACAAAGATTTCAGTTAAAAGGTTGAAAAAATTTGTGAGCCAGATCCCTTGA
- a CDS encoding P-II family nitrogen regulator: MKKVEAIIREEDFEKVKNALRQLGIVPLTVYPVKGRGVQGGVPPYDLLPKLKIEIVIKDEDVEKVIDAIIRNAKRGIPGDGKIFVLPVYDAIRIRTGEKGNDALY, encoded by the coding sequence ATGAAAAAGGTTGAAGCCATTATTAGGGAAGAAGATTTTGAGAAAGTTAAAAATGCCCTCAGGCAGCTTGGCATTGTTCCATTAACTGTGTACCCTGTTAAAGGTAGGGGAGTTCAAGGGGGAGTCCCTCCTTATGATTTGCTGCCAAAACTCAAAATTGAAATTGTTATCAAAGATGAGGATGTTGAGAAGGTTATAGATGCAATAATTAGAAATGCAAAAAGGGGAATTCCGGGAGATGGGAAGATATTTGTTTTGCCAGTTTATGATGCAATAAGAATAAGAACCGGAGAAAAAGGAAACGACGCATTATATTAG